From one Bacilli bacterium PM5-9 genomic stretch:
- a CDS encoding SulP family sulfate permease (product_source=KO:K03321; cath_funfam=3.30.750.24; cog=COG0659; ko=KO:K03321; pfam=PF00916,PF01740; superfamily=52091; tigrfam=TIGR00815; transmembrane_helix_parts=Outside_1_26,TMhelix_27_49,Inside_50_53,TMhelix_54_76,Outside_77_95,TMhelix_96_115,Inside_116_123,TMhelix_124_146,Outside_147_165,TMhelix_166_188,Inside_189_194,TMhelix_195_217,Outside_218_247,TMhelix_248_270,Inside_271_289,TMhelix_290_312,Outside_313_321,TMhelix_322_340,Inside_341_344,TMhelix_345_362,Outside_363_381,TMhelix_382_411,Inside_412_541), translating into MNIVSNYFEILKNEFKGYNKSKFSKDLVAGITVAAVALPLALAFGVGSGADATAGLITAIIAGIVIGMLSGTSFQISGPTGAMMAILIPLVSKQGINTLFAATLLAGIILVIAGIIKAGKFVQFIPLGVITGFTSGISIVIALGQLSNLFGIKSSGDNVISQTFSIFNNISLINYSSLLIGLMVILVCIFWPKKIANYIPGSLVSIVLATIVTSVFSLDIQLVGEIPQTIIHSTRLSLSDLTSINWEVILLPSISIAALCMIESLLSGVAGSRMKNEKIDANQELISQGIGNIIIPFFGGVPATAAIARTSVGIKVGAQTRLAGIIHAIVLILSIFLLAGLMSQIPLSGLAGVLIITAWRMNEWDTIKYLFSHKFKGAISKFTITLVITVVFDLTIAIAVGIIFSVVLLLIKMTDIEINIADVDSSRLNENIETPKKTKVVYITGMLFFGVSDYLENELMSLEDNDNIILSMRGVPQIDISVAMSLLEFCKQAKKENKNIYFTSLQNNVKKTLARSGIYDVFDKEHFFSNAKDAIMYISKK; encoded by the coding sequence GTGAATATAGTATCAAATTACTTTGAAATTTTAAAAAATGAATTTAAAGGATATAACAAAAGTAAATTTAGTAAAGATTTAGTAGCAGGAATAACAGTTGCTGCTGTAGCATTACCATTAGCATTAGCTTTTGGAGTAGGAAGTGGAGCAGATGCAACTGCAGGACTTATAACAGCAATCATCGCAGGAATTGTGATTGGAATGTTATCTGGAACAAGTTTTCAAATATCTGGACCAACTGGAGCAATGATGGCAATTTTAATACCCTTAGTATCAAAACAAGGTATTAATACATTATTTGCTGCAACATTATTAGCAGGAATAATACTTGTAATTGCAGGTATAATTAAAGCAGGTAAGTTTGTTCAATTTATTCCTTTAGGTGTTATTACAGGCTTTACATCTGGAATATCAATTGTAATTGCTTTAGGTCAATTATCAAATTTATTTGGTATTAAATCTAGTGGTGATAATGTTATTAGTCAAACATTTAGTATTTTCAATAATATATCATTAATAAATTATTCTTCTTTACTAATTGGACTTATGGTAATTTTGGTTTGTATTTTTTGGCCAAAGAAAATTGCAAACTATATTCCAGGATCATTAGTTAGTATTGTTTTAGCAACCATTGTAACTAGTGTATTCTCATTAGATATTCAACTTGTTGGTGAAATTCCACAAACAATTATTCACAGCACAAGATTATCATTAAGTGATTTAACATCAATTAATTGGGAAGTAATTCTATTACCATCAATAAGTATTGCTGCTTTATGTATGATTGAAAGTTTACTGAGTGGAGTTGCAGGTAGTAGAATGAAAAATGAAAAAATAGATGCAAACCAAGAACTTATTTCACAAGGTATTGGTAATATTATAATCCCATTTTTTGGGGGTGTGCCAGCAACTGCTGCGATTGCTAGAACTAGCGTTGGAATTAAAGTTGGTGCTCAAACAAGATTAGCAGGGATAATTCATGCGATTGTTTTGATACTATCAATTTTTTTATTAGCAGGGTTAATGTCTCAAATACCACTTTCTGGTTTAGCAGGAGTATTAATAATAACAGCATGGCGTATGAATGAATGGGATACAATAAAATATTTATTTTCTCATAAATTTAAAGGAGCAATCAGTAAGTTTACGATTACATTAGTAATAACTGTTGTTTTTGATTTAACTATTGCAATTGCTGTAGGTATAATTTTTTCTGTAGTTTTATTATTAATTAAGATGACTGATATTGAAATAAATATTGCTGATGTTGATAGTTCTCGCCTAAATGAAAATATTGAAACTCCTAAAAAAACAAAAGTAGTTTATATTACAGGAATGTTGTTTTTTGGAGTATCGGACTATTTAGAAAACGAATTAATGTCTTTAGAAGACAATGATAATATTATTTTATCAATGCGTGGTGTACCTCAAATTGATATTTCAGTAGCAATGTCTTTACTTGAATTTTGTAAACAAGCGAAAAAAGAAAATAAAAATATATATTTTACTAGCTTGCAAAATAATGTAAAGAAAACTTTAGCTCGTTCTGGAATCTATGATGTTTTTGATAAAGAACACTTCTTTTCAAATGCAAAAGATGCAATAATGTATATTTCAAAAAAATAA
- a CDS encoding hypothetical protein (product_source=Hypo-rule applied; superfamily=103473; transmembrane_helix_parts=Inside_1_1,TMhelix_2_19,Outside_20_23,TMhelix_24_46,Inside_47_57), giving the protein MGIYRLIVFGVAIYGKWILEDIGIIEMTFLQTFIIGLIYFLFVYFIDRKLTSYLKSK; this is encoded by the coding sequence ATGGGGATATATAGACTAATTGTGTTTGGGGTTGCTATATATGGAAAGTGGATACTAGAAGATATTGGAATAATTGAGATGACATTTTTACAAACTTTTATTATTGGATTAATATATTTTTTATTTGTATATTTCATTGATAGAAAATTAACAAGCTACTTAAAGTCAAAATAA